One genomic region from Robbsia betulipollinis encodes:
- a CDS encoding bifunctional diguanylate cyclase/phosphodiesterase translates to MDRRSASVPGHDVASGVTRSPAALLRRLGMLDAPAEESFDRITRLAARLLDVPIAVISVFDGERQWLKSRVGVTVQEMPRHLSFCNDTLRDDALTVVSDLRADPRFQNHPAVVDAPFLRFYAGLPLRSLKGWALGTLCVTDTRVRTLDAAQIAAFEDLCAMAQNEISQREIAARQRRVHRADLRALEESKAVFQAAFQEAAIGFVIIDLQGRCVQVNSRFAALLDYEKSALSQLPYQDLLFSEDCIGVQRDATRMLNGELAFYSSERQYRRRDGQPVWANVTVALARTAEGQPLHYVAVAEDISARKAADANLAELQHELEARVLLRTAELRGVNLRLANALEERDRTIAERDRAEAALRASRETLQTITDNLPVLIAYIDADLRYRFTNATYGHVFGDHAESRTGRHVSDVLTPGTMAALLPWFRRALAGERVTNDDVVYDATSQRIWSATYIPHFTAGRVDGFYVVSHDVTERKRLETSLREQALQDALTGLPNRRALGLQLTQALTQEAALAVLFLDLDEFKQINDHAGHEVGDSVLKEVAHRLRMAVDDQDMVARLAGDEFVVVLRGSHCMPGDAERLAGDIVAAFGLPIAISGALHFKLGISIGIASYHAQWHASAPSANGLLAIADRAMYVAKAQGKNTYHAIDTHAIPLPDSHAMH, encoded by the coding sequence ATGGACAGGCGATCTGCTTCCGTACCCGGCCACGACGTCGCCTCGGGCGTTACCCGGAGCCCGGCCGCGCTATTGCGGCGGCTCGGAATGCTCGATGCGCCGGCCGAAGAAAGCTTCGACCGGATCACGCGTCTGGCCGCGCGCCTGCTCGACGTGCCGATCGCGGTGATCTCGGTGTTCGACGGAGAACGCCAGTGGCTCAAGTCGCGCGTCGGCGTCACGGTCCAGGAAATGCCGCGCCATTTGTCCTTCTGCAACGATACGCTGCGCGACGATGCGCTCACGGTCGTGTCCGATCTGCGGGCCGACCCGCGTTTCCAGAATCATCCCGCGGTCGTCGATGCCCCTTTTCTGCGCTTCTACGCGGGCCTGCCGCTGCGCTCGCTGAAAGGCTGGGCCCTGGGCACGCTGTGCGTGACCGATACCCGCGTGCGCACGCTTGACGCAGCGCAAATCGCCGCGTTCGAAGACCTCTGCGCGATGGCGCAGAACGAGATATCGCAACGAGAAATCGCGGCGCGGCAACGCCGTGTGCACCGCGCCGACCTGCGCGCGCTGGAAGAAAGCAAGGCGGTCTTCCAGGCCGCGTTCCAGGAGGCGGCGATCGGCTTCGTGATCATCGACCTGCAGGGCCGCTGCGTGCAGGTCAACTCGCGCTTTGCCGCCCTGCTCGACTATGAAAAATCGGCGCTGTCGCAGCTTCCCTACCAGGATCTGTTGTTTTCCGAGGATTGCATCGGCGTCCAGCGCGATGCCACGCGAATGCTGAATGGCGAGCTTGCTTTCTACTCGTCCGAGCGCCAGTATCGTCGGCGCGACGGCCAGCCGGTGTGGGCCAACGTCACGGTGGCGCTCGCCCGCACGGCCGAGGGCCAACCCCTGCACTACGTCGCCGTGGCCGAGGACATCAGCGCCCGCAAGGCGGCCGATGCGAATCTGGCGGAACTGCAACACGAACTGGAAGCGCGGGTGCTGCTACGCACCGCGGAACTGCGCGGCGTCAACCTGCGTCTGGCCAACGCGCTGGAAGAGCGCGACCGCACGATCGCCGAACGTGACCGCGCGGAAGCGGCGCTGCGCGCCAGCCGGGAAACGCTGCAGACCATTACCGACAACCTGCCGGTCCTGATCGCTTATATCGATGCGGATCTGCGTTACCGGTTCACCAATGCGACCTATGGACACGTATTCGGTGACCACGCCGAGAGCCGGACGGGCAGGCACGTATCCGACGTACTCACTCCCGGAACCATGGCCGCGCTGCTGCCGTGGTTCCGGCGCGCGCTGGCGGGCGAGCGCGTCACCAACGACGATGTCGTCTACGACGCCACGTCGCAGCGCATCTGGAGCGCCACCTATATCCCGCACTTCACCGCAGGACGCGTCGACGGTTTCTATGTGGTCAGCCACGACGTCACCGAGCGCAAGCGGCTGGAGACGTCGCTGCGGGAACAGGCGCTGCAGGATGCCCTGACCGGCCTGCCGAACCGGCGCGCGCTGGGGCTGCAATTGACGCAAGCCCTGACGCAGGAAGCCGCGCTGGCGGTGCTGTTCCTCGACCTCGACGAGTTCAAGCAGATCAACGATCATGCGGGGCATGAAGTCGGCGACAGCGTATTGAAGGAAGTCGCGCACCGCCTGCGCATGGCGGTGGACGACCAGGATATGGTGGCGCGTCTGGCGGGCGACGAATTCGTCGTGGTGCTGCGCGGATCGCATTGCATGCCCGGCGACGCGGAACGGCTTGCCGGGGACATCGTCGCCGCGTTCGGGCTGCCGATCGCCATTTCGGGGGCGCTGCACTTCAAGCTGGGCATCAGTATCGGCATCGCGTCGTATCACGCGCAATGGCACGCCAGCGCACCGAGCGCGAACGGGCTGCTCGCCATCGCCGACCGCGCGATGTACGTGGCGAAGGCCCAGGGCAAGAACACCTATCACGCGATCGACACCCACGCGATACCGTTACCCGATAGCCATGCGATGCACTGA
- a CDS encoding lysozyme inhibitor LprI family protein, with the protein MHLSTTPYRQDRPSAHARWLGRAAAALLLSAAGGLGLSAHAASFQCGKNASYSELQVCHNPYLSKLDDQLALAYRHAQDVAPDKQSLAAARDHQWQWRQKNCHDEACVQNWYERRLSELDADYASGKKSQRVAFELDLDHQNLAPDAEAAVRSMKTGGLETAAK; encoded by the coding sequence GTGCATCTTTCTACTACCCCATATCGCCAGGACCGGCCCTCCGCGCACGCCCGGTGGCTCGGCCGCGCCGCCGCGGCGCTGCTGCTGAGCGCCGCAGGGGGCCTGGGCCTGAGCGCCCACGCCGCCAGTTTTCAATGCGGCAAGAACGCGTCGTACTCGGAACTGCAGGTGTGTCACAACCCGTATCTGTCCAAGCTCGACGATCAGCTCGCGCTCGCCTACAGGCATGCGCAGGACGTTGCGCCCGACAAGCAGTCGCTTGCCGCCGCACGCGATCATCAGTGGCAGTGGCGCCAGAAGAACTGCCACGACGAGGCGTGCGTGCAGAACTGGTACGAGCGCCGCCTCAGCGAGCTGGACGCCGACTACGCGTCCGGCAAGAAATCGCAGCGCGTCGCGTTCGAACTCGATCTGGACCACCAGAATCTCGCGCCGGACGCCGAAGCCGCGGTCCGCTCGATGAAGACCGGCGGTCTGGAAACGGCCGCGAAATAG
- a CDS encoding ABC transporter ATP-binding protein, whose amino-acid sequence MRSDPLPLEHKPGEPGKRRQSRARSAGTAANATARDERRAAVALLRAAAAPEKRHVITGAGWLVVAALFEALAPLLGKTYIDNYLLPHRLAWAPIVALLAGALFVGALAGVVRYLQLTRLAGVAMRSVRRLREQVYGHVIRLPMAFFDTAITGQLVSRVTNDTESVKALYVQVLFVMLDSCIVVVGALLAMAWLDWRLMLIVLMLFPAMILIVWAYQRWSAPSVARARQLRSDINAQVSESIAGMSVLQASNAATRFTQRFADTNQRHYHARRAELAANAWLLRPALDLLNVVILAVVIYGFGMQRFAGLEIGVLYAFVSYIAHVVEPLIQITMQFSQLQQAVVAASRVNALLAEPLSPVTAGASGETIRAGAVRFDAVRFGYDPARPVLADLTLDIPAGSFVGIVGHTGSGKSTLLSLLLRYYAPQHGTITVDGIDLARLGDAAFHAGVGVVPQDPFLLAASARENIDMGRGLTQAQIETAARAASVHDLLRSLEQGYDTDMGENGTRLSSGQKQLIAIARALAGQPRILLLDEATSHIDSETEQIVQRALEALHGKITLISIAHRLSTIRSADRIVVLNHGRIAETGSHDELMLIAGGIYQRLYLLQQLQG is encoded by the coding sequence ATGCGCTCTGACCCGCTGCCTCTCGAACACAAGCCCGGCGAGCCCGGCAAACGTCGCCAGTCCCGCGCACGGTCTGCCGGCACCGCCGCGAACGCGACCGCCCGCGACGAACGCCGCGCCGCGGTCGCGCTGTTGCGCGCCGCCGCCGCCCCGGAAAAGCGGCACGTCATCACCGGCGCCGGCTGGCTGGTGGTGGCCGCGCTGTTCGAGGCACTCGCGCCGCTGCTGGGCAAAACGTATATCGATAATTACCTGCTGCCCCACCGGCTCGCATGGGCGCCGATCGTCGCGCTGCTGGCCGGGGCCCTGTTCGTGGGCGCTTTGGCGGGCGTCGTGCGCTACCTGCAACTCACGCGCCTCGCGGGTGTCGCGATGCGCTCGGTACGGCGTCTGCGCGAACAGGTCTACGGCCATGTGATCCGCCTGCCGATGGCGTTTTTCGACACCGCGATCACCGGCCAGCTGGTCAGCCGTGTGACCAACGACACCGAATCGGTCAAGGCGCTGTACGTCCAGGTGCTGTTCGTCATGCTCGACAGCTGCATCGTCGTGGTCGGCGCGCTGCTGGCGATGGCCTGGCTCGACTGGCGGCTGATGCTGATCGTGCTGATGCTGTTCCCGGCAATGATACTGATCGTCTGGGCATACCAGCGCTGGAGTGCGCCGTCGGTCGCGCGCGCGCGGCAATTGCGCAGCGACATCAACGCACAGGTCTCGGAATCGATCGCCGGCATGAGCGTGCTGCAGGCCAGCAACGCCGCGACGCGTTTCACGCAACGCTTTGCCGACACCAACCAGCGCCACTACCACGCCCGCCGCGCCGAACTGGCCGCGAACGCCTGGTTGCTGCGGCCCGCGCTCGACCTGCTCAATGTCGTGATCCTCGCGGTGGTGATCTATGGTTTCGGCATGCAGCGCTTCGCCGGGCTGGAGATCGGCGTACTGTACGCCTTCGTCAGCTACATCGCGCATGTGGTCGAACCGCTGATCCAGATCACCATGCAGTTCAGCCAGTTGCAGCAGGCGGTGGTGGCCGCCTCGCGCGTCAACGCGCTGCTCGCCGAACCCCTCAGCCCGGTGACGGCGGGGGCGAGCGGGGAGACGATCCGCGCCGGCGCGGTCCGTTTCGACGCGGTGCGGTTTGGTTACGACCCGGCGCGTCCGGTGCTCGCGGACCTGACGCTCGACATTCCCGCCGGCAGCTTCGTCGGCATCGTCGGGCATACCGGCAGCGGCAAATCGACCCTGCTGTCGCTGCTGCTGCGGTACTACGCGCCACAGCACGGCACGATCACCGTCGACGGTATCGACCTCGCGCGCCTGGGCGACGCCGCCTTTCATGCCGGCGTCGGCGTGGTGCCGCAGGACCCTTTCCTACTGGCCGCCAGCGCGCGCGAGAATATCGACATGGGCCGGGGGCTGACGCAGGCGCAGATCGAAACCGCCGCGCGGGCCGCGAGCGTTCACGACCTGTTGCGCTCGCTGGAGCAGGGTTACGACACCGACATGGGCGAAAACGGCACGCGCCTCTCGAGCGGCCAGAAACAGCTGATCGCCATCGCCCGCGCACTCGCCGGCCAGCCGCGCATCCTGCTGCTCGACGAGGCCACCTCGCATATCGACAGCGAGACCGAGCAGATCGTGCAGCGCGCGCTGGAAGCGCTGCACGGCAAGATCACGCTGATCTCGATCGCGCACCGGCTCTCGACGATCCGTTCGGCGGACCGGATCGTCGTGCTCAATCACGGACGGATCGCCGAAACGGGCTCGCACGACGAACTGATGCTGATCGCGGGGGGGATCTATCAGCGGCTGTATTTGTTGCAGCAGTTGCAGGGGTGA
- a CDS encoding sn-glycerol-3-phosphate import ATP-binding protein UgpC, whose translation MAALTLKGIKKSYDGGRQFVLHGIDLDVADGEFVVMVGPSGCGKSTLLRMVAGLETVTDGTIEIGTRVVNTLEPKARDIAMVFQNYALYPHMSVAQNMAYALKIAGVARAEIDERVANAARILELEPLLQRKPRELSGGQRQRVAMGRAIVREPAVFLFDEPLSNLDAKLRVQMRLEIQRLHARLGTTSLYVTHDQIEAMTLAQRVVVMNRGRAEQIGKPTEVYEKPASVFVAGFMGSPAMNLFEGRVSDGGDAFMVAGNGPTLPLAAEFTALCRERPAAGIAAHQRIAGRECILGIRPEHLSPAAGADGDGGDGSAGGFAATRAGACPTATLVVDSCELLGADTIAHGRWGRHDVACRLPHEHRPAPGERLRVALPPARLHLFDAATGVRLNG comes from the coding sequence ATGGCGGCACTGACCCTGAAGGGCATCAAGAAATCGTACGACGGGGGCCGGCAGTTCGTGCTGCATGGCATCGACCTCGACGTGGCCGACGGTGAATTTGTGGTGATGGTCGGCCCCTCGGGGTGCGGTAAATCCACGCTGCTACGCATGGTGGCAGGCCTGGAAACCGTCACGGACGGCACGATCGAAATCGGCACGCGCGTGGTCAACACGCTGGAGCCCAAGGCCCGCGACATCGCCATGGTGTTTCAGAATTACGCTTTGTATCCGCATATGAGCGTCGCGCAGAACATGGCTTATGCGCTGAAGATCGCCGGCGTCGCGCGTGCCGAGATCGACGAGCGGGTGGCGAACGCCGCCCGCATACTCGAACTCGAACCGCTGTTGCAGCGCAAGCCCCGCGAATTGTCCGGCGGCCAGCGGCAACGCGTGGCGATGGGGCGCGCCATCGTGCGGGAGCCGGCGGTGTTTCTCTTCGACGAACCGCTTTCGAATCTGGACGCGAAGCTGCGCGTGCAGATGCGTCTGGAGATCCAGCGCCTGCATGCGCGGCTTGGCACCACCAGCCTCTACGTGACGCACGATCAGATCGAAGCAATGACGCTGGCGCAGCGCGTCGTCGTCATGAATCGCGGGCGTGCCGAGCAGATCGGCAAGCCGACCGAGGTATATGAAAAACCGGCAAGCGTGTTCGTCGCGGGTTTCATGGGGTCGCCGGCGATGAACCTGTTCGAAGGGCGCGTATCGGATGGCGGCGACGCATTCATGGTGGCGGGAAACGGTCCGACGCTCCCGCTGGCAGCGGAATTTACCGCGCTGTGTCGGGAGCGGCCTGCCGCCGGCATTGCCGCGCACCAGCGGATCGCCGGCCGCGAATGCATCCTCGGGATTCGTCCCGAGCATTTGTCGCCCGCGGCCGGGGCCGACGGTGACGGTGGCGACGGCAGCGCCGGTGGTTTCGCCGCGACGCGTGCCGGCGCCTGTCCGACGGCGACGCTGGTCGTGGATTCCTGCGAGTTGCTGGGCGCCGACACGATCGCGCATGGTCGTTGGGGCCGGCATGACGTTGCCTGCCGCCTGCCGCACGAACATCGGCCGGCGCCCGGCGAGCGCTTGCGCGTGGCGTTGCCGCCGGCGCGGCTGCACCTGTTCGACGCCGCCACCGGTGTCCGTTTGAACGGATGA
- the ugpE gene encoding sn-glycerol-3-phosphate ABC transporter permease UgpE, producing MIENRRGFDLFCHAVLLIGVGLVIFPVYVAFCAATMDEHQVFTVPLSLLPGRHLLDNIATVWTHGSGGAASPFGRMLLNSLVMALVIAFGKIAVSILSAYAIVFFRFRFRMTAFWLIFITLMLPVEVRIFPTVQVVSSLHLANTYAGLTLPLLASATATFLFRQFFMTLPDELIEAARIDGAGAWRFFWDILLPLTRTPIAALFVITFIYGWNQYLWPILITNQPSLQTAVVGIKSMIASGDTATEWHLVMTATLLAMLPPLAVVLLMQRWFVRGLVDTEK from the coding sequence ATGATAGAAAACCGCCGGGGTTTCGATCTTTTCTGTCATGCGGTGCTGTTGATCGGCGTGGGCCTCGTCATCTTTCCCGTGTACGTCGCATTTTGCGCGGCGACCATGGACGAGCACCAGGTCTTCACGGTGCCGCTGTCGCTGCTGCCCGGGCGTCATCTGCTGGACAATATCGCCACGGTCTGGACGCATGGCAGCGGCGGCGCCGCGAGTCCCTTCGGACGGATGCTGCTCAACAGTCTGGTGATGGCGCTCGTCATCGCCTTCGGCAAGATCGCCGTGTCGATCCTCTCCGCCTATGCCATCGTGTTCTTCCGCTTCCGCTTCCGCATGACGGCGTTCTGGCTGATCTTCATCACGCTGATGCTGCCTGTCGAAGTACGGATCTTCCCCACGGTGCAGGTCGTGTCGTCGCTGCACCTCGCGAACACCTACGCGGGGTTGACCCTGCCGCTGCTGGCATCGGCCACCGCGACGTTCCTGTTCCGGCAGTTTTTCATGACGCTGCCCGACGAATTGATCGAGGCCGCGCGGATCGACGGCGCGGGCGCCTGGCGCTTTTTCTGGGATATTTTGCTGCCGCTCACGCGTACGCCGATCGCCGCGCTCTTCGTCATCACCTTCATCTACGGCTGGAACCAGTATCTCTGGCCGATCCTGATCACGAACCAGCCTTCGCTGCAGACGGCGGTAGTGGGCATCAAGAGCATGATCGCCTCGGGCGACACGGCGACCGAATGGCATCTGGTCATGACGGCCACGCTGCTGGCGATGCTGCCGCCGCTCGCCGTGGTGTTGCTGATGCAGCGCTGGTTCGTCCGGGGTCTGGTCGACACCGAAAAATAA
- the ugpB gene encoding sn-glycerol-3-phosphate ABC transporter substrate-binding protein UgpB, which produces MTRFAFPGVICAILLALGCAPARAATEIPLWHAMEAALGERLNDIAKDFNASQADYRIVPVFKGTYDETLAAGVAAYRSGTAPAILQVYEVGTATMIAARKAVIPVSEVFRQAGLPLDEKAFVPGIASYYSDAKTGHLVAMPFNSSTPVLYYNKDAFKKAGLDPEQPPRTWADVERDALRLKAAGMSCGYSSGWQSWIQLENYSAWQAVPFASRNNGFDGNDAVLEFNRPLQVAHIAFLQKMLKEGGFSYVGRKDEPVSKFYSGDCGIITNSSGSLATIRKYAKFAIGTGMMPYDANVKGAPQNAIIGGASLWVLAGKDPAVYKGVARFFAYLASPAVAAKWHQDTGYLPVTQAAYDLTRQSGFYARNPGSETAIRQMLNRPPLPFTKGLRLGNMPQIRTVIDEELEQVWSGKKTPQEALDAAVARGNDLLRRFEKAGG; this is translated from the coding sequence ATGACGCGATTCGCATTTCCCGGCGTGATTTGCGCCATCCTTCTTGCCCTGGGTTGCGCGCCGGCCCGCGCCGCGACGGAGATTCCGCTCTGGCATGCGATGGAAGCGGCGCTGGGCGAGCGGCTGAACGATATCGCGAAAGATTTCAACGCCTCGCAGGCCGATTACAGGATCGTGCCGGTTTTCAAGGGAACGTACGACGAAACGCTCGCGGCCGGTGTCGCCGCATATCGCAGCGGCACCGCGCCCGCGATCCTGCAGGTCTACGAAGTGGGCACCGCCACGATGATCGCCGCCCGGAAGGCGGTGATCCCGGTGTCCGAGGTTTTCCGTCAGGCGGGCCTGCCGCTGGACGAGAAAGCCTTCGTTCCCGGCATCGCGAGCTATTACAGCGATGCGAAGACCGGCCATCTGGTGGCGATGCCGTTCAACAGCTCGACCCCGGTCCTGTATTACAACAAGGATGCCTTCAAGAAGGCGGGTCTCGATCCCGAGCAACCGCCGCGCACCTGGGCCGACGTCGAACGGGACGCGCTGCGGCTGAAGGCGGCGGGGATGTCCTGCGGCTATTCTTCCGGGTGGCAAAGCTGGATCCAGCTGGAAAACTACAGCGCCTGGCAGGCGGTGCCCTTCGCGTCGCGCAACAATGGCTTCGACGGCAACGATGCCGTCCTGGAATTCAACCGGCCCTTGCAGGTCGCGCATATCGCCTTCCTGCAAAAGATGCTGAAGGAAGGCGGTTTTTCGTACGTGGGGCGCAAGGACGAACCGGTGTCGAAGTTCTACAGCGGCGATTGCGGGATCATCACGAATTCGTCGGGCTCGCTCGCAACCATCCGCAAATACGCGAAGTTCGCTATCGGCACCGGCATGATGCCGTACGATGCGAACGTCAAGGGCGCGCCGCAGAACGCCATCATCGGGGGCGCGAGTCTTTGGGTGCTGGCCGGGAAGGACCCCGCCGTCTACAAGGGCGTCGCGCGTTTCTTTGCCTATCTCGCCTCTCCCGCGGTCGCCGCGAAATGGCATCAGGACACCGGCTATCTGCCGGTCACGCAGGCCGCCTACGATCTGACGCGGCAATCGGGTTTCTATGCCCGCAACCCCGGTAGCGAGACGGCGATCCGGCAGATGCTGAACCGGCCCCCCTTGCCGTTCACCAAGGGGCTGCGCCTGGGCAACATGCCGCAGATCCGTACCGTCATCGATGAGGAACTCGAACAGGTCTGGTCCGGCAAGAAGACGCCGCAGGAGGCGCTGGACGCGGCGGTCGCGCGTGGCAACGACCTGTTGCGGCGTTTCGAAAAAGCGGGGGGGTGA
- a CDS encoding ABC transporter ATP-binding protein translates to MSLFRLLTGFVRAHWRSYLLAATMLLGVAILSVLIPRTVGRIIDALLAHRLDTRGLLRQLAILLAMGGAIYFLRVGWRLQLYAAAYQLGATLRTRLYRALAAQGPGFFHGRRTGDLMARATNDIDAVEMAAGEALLAGFDGSTTLVLVVAMMTIGIDWRLGLAALLPFPFMAFGFWRISERIHHASRDSLERFGSLNDHVQETLSGIRTVRALGLQARNGQEFARRAAGAADSSMEAQRWEAAFSPLVGIALTVSTVVTLGLGGYLVWHQRLTIGQLTSFSMYLGQLVWPMYAAGWVLSLLERGKAAWTRLGPLLAQRPSVPDDGTLTRIAPDTLAFENLRFVYPQQQTPALDDVSLELLAGQTIGLVGPTGAGKSTLLRLLLRQYPLQEGRITWNDVPIEEYQLDALRGIVGWVAQEPFLFSASVAENIALVRPDASRADIARVARLAAVDDDIRRLPLGYDTPVGEKGVALSGGQRQRLAIARALLADAPLLLLDDALSAVDTGTEAQILAHLREARRGRTVIIVSHRLSAVADADQIAVLRDGRITERGTHDALLEHDGWYARQWRYQQLEASLDAL, encoded by the coding sequence ATGAGCCTGTTTCGCCTGCTGACCGGTTTCGTCCGCGCGCATTGGCGGTCGTACCTGCTGGCTGCGACGATGCTGCTCGGTGTCGCGATCCTCAGCGTGCTGATTCCCCGCACGGTCGGCCGCATCATCGACGCGCTGCTCGCGCACCGCCTCGACACGCGCGGCCTGCTGCGCCAACTCGCGATCCTGCTCGCGATGGGCGGGGCGATCTATTTCCTGCGCGTCGGCTGGCGGCTGCAGCTCTACGCCGCCGCCTATCAGCTCGGCGCGACGCTGCGCACCCGACTTTACCGCGCGCTCGCCGCGCAGGGTCCGGGGTTCTTTCACGGCCGGCGCACCGGCGACCTGATGGCGCGCGCCACCAACGACATCGACGCGGTCGAAATGGCCGCCGGCGAAGCCCTGCTCGCCGGCTTCGACGGCAGTACGACGCTCGTGCTGGTGGTTGCCATGATGACGATCGGCATCGACTGGCGGCTCGGCCTCGCGGCGCTGCTGCCCTTTCCCTTCATGGCCTTCGGTTTCTGGCGCATCTCGGAACGCATCCATCATGCGTCGCGCGATTCGCTCGAACGTTTCGGCAGTCTGAACGACCATGTGCAGGAGACGCTGAGCGGCATCCGCACGGTGCGGGCACTGGGTCTGCAGGCGCGCAACGGCCAGGAATTCGCCCGCCGCGCCGCGGGCGCCGCCGACAGCAGCATGGAAGCGCAGCGCTGGGAGGCGGCGTTCTCTCCCCTGGTCGGCATCGCCCTGACCGTGTCGACCGTCGTCACGCTGGGCCTGGGCGGCTATCTGGTCTGGCATCAGCGCTTGACGATCGGCCAGCTCACCAGCTTCAGCATGTATCTCGGCCAGTTGGTATGGCCGATGTACGCGGCCGGCTGGGTGCTGTCGCTGCTCGAACGCGGCAAGGCCGCCTGGACGCGGCTCGGCCCCCTTCTCGCGCAACGCCCCTCGGTGCCCGACGACGGCACGCTCACGCGCATCGCGCCCGACACGCTCGCCTTCGAAAACCTGCGCTTCGTCTATCCGCAGCAGCAGACGCCCGCGCTCGACGATGTGTCGCTGGAACTGCTGGCCGGCCAGACGATCGGCCTGGTGGGACCCACCGGCGCGGGCAAATCGACGCTGCTGCGCCTGCTGCTGCGCCAGTACCCGCTGCAGGAAGGACGGATCACCTGGAACGACGTTCCGATCGAGGAATACCAGCTGGACGCCTTGCGCGGCATCGTCGGCTGGGTGGCGCAGGAACCGTTTCTGTTCTCGGCGTCGGTCGCGGAGAACATTGCGCTGGTGCGACCCGACGCGAGCCGGGCCGACATCGCGCGGGTAGCGCGGCTGGCCGCGGTCGACGACGACATCCGGCGCCTGCCGCTGGGCTATGACACGCCCGTCGGCGAAAAAGGCGTCGCCCTCTCCGGCGGTCAGCGGCAGCGCCTCGCGATCGCCCGCGCGCTGCTCGCCGACGCGCCGCTGCTGCTCCTCGACGACGCGCTTTCGGCCGTCGATACCGGCACCGAGGCGCAGATTCTCGCGCACCTGCGCGAGGCACGGCGCGGGCGCACGGTCATCATTGTCAGTCACCGGCTGTCGGCGGTCGCCGACGCGGACCAGATCGCGGTGCTGCGCGACGGCCGCATCACCGAACGCGGCACGCACGACGCGCTGCTCGAACACGACGGCTGGTATGCGCGGCAATGGCGCTACCAGCAACTGGAGGCCAGTCTCGATGCGCTCTGA
- the ugpA gene encoding sn-glycerol-3-phosphate ABC transporter permease UgpA, with protein sequence MDTRSRNSVFRAGFLPYLLVTPQLAITAVFFLWPAAEALWQALQTQDAFGTSSEFVGLANFARLFRDPLYLASFNTTLIFCTLVSVAALAIGLLLAACAERVSRGVRAYRTLLIWPYAVAPAIAAVLWMFLFNPSIGLVTYALARYGIAWNHALNGHQAMFLVVLASVWKQVSYNFLFFYAGLQAIPRSLIEAAALDGAGPVRRFFGIALPLLSPTSFFLLTVNLVYAFFDTFPVIDAATGGGPAQSTKTLIYKIYIEGFQGLDIGTSGAQSVVLMVIVVALTVVQFRWVERRVQYG encoded by the coding sequence ATGGACACGCGGTCGCGCAATTCGGTGTTTCGCGCGGGATTCCTGCCCTATCTTCTGGTGACGCCGCAGTTGGCGATCACCGCGGTGTTCTTCCTGTGGCCCGCGGCCGAGGCACTGTGGCAGGCGCTGCAAACGCAGGACGCGTTCGGCACCAGCAGCGAATTCGTCGGTCTGGCGAATTTCGCACGGTTGTTCCGTGACCCCCTCTATCTGGCCTCGTTCAATACGACGCTGATCTTCTGCACGCTGGTCAGCGTCGCGGCGCTGGCGATCGGGCTTCTGCTCGCGGCCTGTGCCGAACGGGTCAGCCGCGGCGTGCGCGCCTACCGCACGCTGCTGATCTGGCCCTACGCGGTGGCGCCGGCCATCGCCGCGGTGCTCTGGATGTTCCTGTTCAATCCGAGCATCGGGCTGGTCACCTACGCGCTGGCGCGTTACGGCATCGCGTGGAACCACGCGTTGAACGGCCATCAGGCGATGTTCCTGGTGGTGCTCGCCTCGGTCTGGAAGCAGGTCAGCTACAACTTCCTGTTCTTCTATGCCGGCCTGCAGGCGATTCCCCGTTCGCTGATCGAGGCCGCGGCGCTCGACGGCGCGGGGCCGGTGCGGCGCTTTTTCGGTATTGCGCTGCCGCTGCTGTCGCCCACGAGTTTCTTTCTGCTCACCGTCAACCTCGTCTATGCGTTTTTCGATACGTTCCCGGTCATCGACGCCGCCACCGGCGGCGGCCCCGCGCAGTCGACCAAGACCCTGATCTACAAGATCTACATCGAGGGATTCCAGGGCCTGGACATCGGCACGTCCGGCGCGCAGTCGGTGGTGCTGATGGTGATCGTCGTCGCGCTGACCGTCGTGCAGTTCCGTTGGGTCGAACGCCGGGTGCAGTACGGATGA